The genome window GGGAACTGGCTGCTGCTGGCAGCCGTCCTGGCGTCCTTGGCCGTCTTCAGCGTGTGCGCGGTCGTCCTGACCGGCACTGATCTGCGCGAACACCGCCTGCCCAATCGGTGGACTGGGGCCTTGGCCGCCGGGGGCGCCGTCACGCTCGGGCTGGCCTGCCTCGTGGACGACGCCGGCTGGTCGCGTTTCTGGTCCATGCTCGGCGGAGGCGTGGGGTACCTGGGGCTGATCCTGCTCCTGCACCTGATCAGCCGCACCGGCATGGGCCTGGGGGACGTCAAGCTGGCCGGCGGCCTCGGGCTCTATGCCGGGTGGCTCGGCTGGGACCATCTCTTCGGGGCCATCGTCCTGGGCTTCGTGGCCGGGGGAGTGGTGGCCCTGGTCCTGGTGCTGGCCCGGCGGGCCACGGGCTCCACGCATCTGCCCTTCGGCCCGGCGATGTTGCTGGGCACGGCCGTGGCCCTGCTCTTCTGACCGCTCGGCCTCAACGCCCGTCCTCAACGCGCTGTGGGGGCAAAGACGAGTAGTCGTCTTTGCCCCCACGCTGGCTGCACCAGGAGGCCGACGTCAGGGCGCCGGCGGCAGTGGCCAGGGAGCCCCGGGCGCAAGGACCGGAGCCCTCCGGTCCAGGGTCAGGCGGGGTGCGTCATGGACATGGTGTCCAGGGCCGCGTCCAGCTGCTCCTCGGTGACCTCGCCGCGCTCCACGTAGCCGAGATCGATGACGGCCTCGCGGACGGTCATCTTCTGGGCCACGGAGTGCTTGGCGATCTTGGCGGCGGCCTCGTAGCCGATGACCTTGTTCAACGGGGTCACGATCGAGGGGGAGGCACCGGCGAGGAACGAGCAGCGCTCCACGTTGGCCTCGATGCCGTCGATCATCTTGTCCGCCATGACGCGAGCGGTGTTGGCCAGCAGTCGGATGGACTCGAGCAGGTTCGCGGCCATCACCGGGATGCCCACGTTCAGCTCGAAGGCACCGTTGGTGGAGGACAGCGAGATGGTGGTGTCGTTGCCGATGACCTGGGCGGAGACCATGATGGCGGCCTCGCAGATCACGGGGTTGACCTTGCCCGGCATGATCGAGGAACCCGGCTGCAGGTCCGGGATGGCGATCTCACCGAGGCCGGTGTTCGGACCGGAACCCATCCAGCGCAGGTCGTTGTTGATCTTCATGAACGAGTACGCGATGTTGCGCAGCTGACCGGAGGCCTCCACGAGACCGTCGCGGTTGGCCTGGGCTTCGAAGTGGTTGCGGGCCTCGGTCAGCGGCAGGCCGGTCTCCGCGGCGAGCAGCTCGATGACGCGGGCGGAGAAGCCCTTCGGGGTGTTGATGCCCGTGCCCACGGCGGTGCCGCCCAGGGGGACCTCGGCCACGCGCGGCAGCGAGGCGTCGATGCGCTCGATGCCATAGCGGACCTGTGCCGCATAGCCGCCGAACTCCTGGCCCAGGGTCACCGGGGTGGCGTCCATGAGGTGGGTGCGGCCGGACTTGACGACGTTCTCGAAGGCCTTGGCCTTCTTCTCCAGGGACACGGCCAGGTGGTCCAGGGCCGGCTTCAGATCATTGATCAGGGCTCCGGTCACGGCGACGTGCACGGAGGTCGGGAACACATCGTTGGAGGACTGTGAGGCATTGACATGGTCGTTCGGGTGGACCTCGGCCTCCGAGCCGGCGGCCTTCAGGGACTGGGTGGCCAGGTTGGCAAGGACCTCGTTGGTGTTCATGTTCGAGGACGTGCCGGAACCGGTCTGGAACACGTCGATCGGGTACTGGTCGTCATGCTGGCCGGAGATGACCTCGTCCGCGGCGGCCACGATCGCGTCGCGACGCTCCTCGTCGATCACGCCGAGCTCGGCATTGGCCTGGGCCGCGGCCTTCTTGACCTGGGCCAAGGCGTGGACGTGGGCCGGCTCCAGGGTCTTGCCGGAGATCGGGAAGTTCTCCACGGCACGCTGGGTCTGGGCGCGGTACAGGGCGTCAACCGGGACCTTGACCTCACCCATGGTGTCGTGCTCGATGCGGAACTGCTGTTCGGAAGATTGCTGCGAAGAAGTCAGATCGGTCATGGTTCCCCACTTTAGACCGTCGCGTGCTCGGTCAATCGCCCATCACGCAGGGTGACCGCCCGGTCTGCCACCGCCACGAACTCCAGATCATGCGTGACCACCACCGTCGCGGTGCCCCGGTCCCTCGTCAGGGTGGCCAGCAACTCCATGACCTCAGCGGAGCGGTGCTGGTCCAGGGCCGAGGTCGGCTCATCGACCAACAGCACCGAGGGCTGGCCCATGAGAGCCCGGGCGATGTTCACCCGCTGCCGCTGGCCGCCGGAGAGCTGGTGGGGCCGCCGTCGGGCTGCCTCGGACATCCCGACGGCGGCCAGAGACTCCAGGGCCGCGTCCCGGACCGCACGGGGCCGGTGGCCACGGAGCACCCCGACCAGCTGCAGTTGCTCGACGGCCGTCAGCGAAGGCATCAACTGGGGCTGCTGGAAGATCAGGCCGATCTCGTTGAGCCGCATCCGGGCCCGCTCGGCTTGGCTGGCCCCGGTGATCTCGGTCGAGCCGATGTGGACGGTGCCGGAGGTGGGGGAGACCAGCGCTCCGGCCACGGCCAGGAGGGAGGACTTGCCGGAGCCGGAGGGGCCCACGAGGGCGAGCATCTGGCCGGCCGGGACGGTGAGGTCCACGGAGTCGAGCGCGTTGAGGGTGCCGTTCTCGCCATCGGGGTAGGTCAGGGTGACGTTGGACAGGTGCAGCATGGGAGGTTCCTTCGAAGTGGGGCTTGGGTGGGGGTCTCGGCAGTGCTCAGCTGCCGCCGAGGGCGACGAGTGGGTCCACCCGGCACGTGCGCCAGACGGCCGCCACCGAGGCCACCATCCCGAGCGCCACGGTGACCAGCACCGGGATGGCGACGGCGGCCGCATCCACCTGGACCGGGACCGCGCCGGAGGCCAGCGAGATCCCGCCCAGGCCCACGGCGCCGCCGAGGGCGGCTCCGGCCAGCAGCACGATCCCGGCTTGGGTGAGAGCGTCCTTGACGACCCATCCGGTGGTGGCGCCCAACGCCTTGAGCACGGCGATGTCCCGGGTGCGATGGAGGGTGAACACGGCCATGAAGGCGGCGATCACCAGGGCGGAGATGCCGTAGAGGAACGCCTGCATCATGACGAGCGATCCGTTCTCCGAGGAGTAGGCGGGCAGGGCGCCCAGGGCCCCGTCCACATCCGTGGCGGCAGTGATGGTCTCGGCGGCCGCGGCCGGCGGGTGGCCGGCATCGGGATCGGTTCCGGCGACCAGCACCGAGGCGGTCCCCTCGGGAGCATGAGTGAGGCTGGCCCACGTCTCCAGGGGCAGGTAGAGCACCGGGGTGTGGGAGTACCAGCTGTCCTCGATGGTCTGGGCGATGGGCACGGCCTGTCCGTTGATGGACACCTCGTCCCCGGCGGAGACACCGAGCTGCTCGGCGGCGGTCCTGCTGATCAGGGCCCCGTCCTCGAGGGAGCCGCCGGCGTCCGCTGCGGCGCCCGGGGACCCTGGGACCAGGCGGGAGCCGGGTTCCAGCCCCATCAGGGTCACGGCGGTCACGGCACTGCCGGAATCGGCGCGGGCCTGGCCCACGCCCACCGGCTCGGCCCACTCGACCTGGGTGTCCTGGCGCCAGCCCGCGAGCTGGTCGGTGGTGACGGAGGAGGCCGTGAAGTCCGTCTCCACGTCATCCAGGGCCGAGGCATGGGCGGCACCGAAGGCCACCGTGACCTCGGCGGAATCGGTGGCGGCGTCATCCCACGCCGAGACGGCGGAGATGTTCTGGTGGGCCAGCCCGTTGGTCAGCGCGGTGAGGAAGACCAGCAACAGGCTGATCAGTCCCACCACGGCCCCCATCAGGGTGAAGCGGCCGGCGGAGAAGCGGACGTCCCTCAGGGACAGGAACGTTGGAGAGGACACGGGAAGGGCTCCTTGGAGTGGAACGGTGGGTGGATGGCCGGTGCGGCTGATATCCAGCCTTCCGTCCCGGGCGGCAGCGCACATCGACCACCCGGCCACTGATGGGTCAACCCTTCGGTTGATTCGGGGCCATCCGCCGCCGCCCGGACCGGGCTACCCTGCACCCATGGGTTCCGAGCGCATGACACCACCGGCCAGGACACTCGTCCGTCCCCTGCCGAGCCCCTCGGACGACACCCGCATCCCGGCACTGCTCGGAGCCATGCGCGTCATCCTGCACGTCACCGTGGCGGGACTGCTGGCCATCGGCCTGATCCGGTCACTGATTCCCGCCATCCGCTCGGGAGAGCACGGCCTGGTGTCGCAGATCGTCTCCCTCGCCGCGGTGTTCGCGCTCATCTACCTCGCCGGGACCGTGGTGGAGAAGCGGCGCAGTGACCGCAGCTCACTCAGCGACAGTTCACTCGGCGTCCGCAGTTCTCCTGGAGACCGCAGCGGTCCGGCCGCGGGGCGCCCCGGCGCGCAGACCGGGGGACAGACTGCACTGCGGTCGGAGGGACAGATCGTCGTGCGGGCACAGCTGGCCTGGCTGATCGCCGTCACCCTCACCTGGCTGGGCCTGATGGCGGTGCACGTGGACTTCGCCTGGCTCGCGTTCCCGCTGTTCTTCCTGCACTTGCACGTAGTGGGGTCACGGTCCGTGCCGGTCGCGATCACCTTGGTGGTCCTGCTGACGGTGACGGTGTTCCTGGGGTTCTGGTGGCATGAGGGCAGGCTCGGCATCGGAGCCGTGGTGGGGCCCGTCATCGGGGCAGTGGTGGCCGTGGCCATGTCCGCCGCCTACTCGCTGTTCTATGCCGAGGCCCGCACCCAACGGCGCATCGCGGCCGAGCTGCAGGCCACCCGCGACCACCTGGCCCGTTCCGAACGCCATGCCGGAGCCATGCGTGAGCGGGAACGGTGGGCCCAGGACCTGCATGACACCTTGGCGCAGGGCCTGGCTTCCGTGGTGCTGCTGTCCCGCGCCGCCCAGGAGCAGCATCCCGCCGAACCCCTGGACGGGCAACTGCAGCAGATCGAACGCTCCGCCGTGGAGAACCTGGCCCAGGCCCGTGCCCTCGTGGAGCAACGCGGTCCCGGCGCGGGCCTGACCGCCGAACTGGTGGCCGCCTGCCGGACCACCCAGGACACGGCGCGGTCAGCGGGCTCGGACCTTGCGGTCGAGT of Citricoccus sp. K5 contains these proteins:
- a CDS encoding ABC transporter ATP-binding protein yields the protein MLHLSNVTLTYPDGENGTLNALDSVDLTVPAGQMLALVGPSGSGKSSLLAVAGALVSPTSGTVHIGSTEITGASQAERARMRLNEIGLIFQQPQLMPSLTAVEQLQLVGVLRGHRPRAVRDAALESLAAVGMSEAARRRPHQLSGGQRQRVNIARALMGQPSVLLVDEPTSALDQHRSAEVMELLATLTRDRGTATVVVTHDLEFVAVADRAVTLRDGRLTEHATV
- a CDS encoding ABC transporter permease, with amino-acid sequence MSSPTFLSLRDVRFSAGRFTLMGAVVGLISLLLVFLTALTNGLAHQNISAVSAWDDAATDSAEVTVAFGAAHASALDDVETDFTASSVTTDQLAGWRQDTQVEWAEPVGVGQARADSGSAVTAVTLMGLEPGSRLVPGSPGAAADAGGSLEDGALISRTAAEQLGVSAGDEVSINGQAVPIAQTIEDSWYSHTPVLYLPLETWASLTHAPEGTASVLVAGTDPDAGHPPAAAAETITAATDVDGALGALPAYSSENGSLVMMQAFLYGISALVIAAFMAVFTLHRTRDIAVLKALGATTGWVVKDALTQAGIVLLAGAALGGAVGLGGISLASGAVPVQVDAAAVAIPVLVTVALGMVASVAAVWRTCRVDPLVALGGS
- a CDS encoding prepilin peptidase gives rise to the protein MPTILAEAAHDGNWLLLAAVLASLAVFSVCAVVLTGTDLREHRLPNRWTGALAAGGAVTLGLACLVDDAGWSRFWSMLGGGVGYLGLILLLHLISRTGMGLGDVKLAGGLGLYAGWLGWDHLFGAIVLGFVAGGVVALVLVLARRATGSTHLPFGPAMLLGTAVALLF
- a CDS encoding sensor histidine kinase, encoding MGSERMTPPARTLVRPLPSPSDDTRIPALLGAMRVILHVTVAGLLAIGLIRSLIPAIRSGEHGLVSQIVSLAAVFALIYLAGTVVEKRRSDRSSLSDSSLGVRSSPGDRSGPAAGRPGAQTGGQTALRSEGQIVVRAQLAWLIAVTLTWLGLMAVHVDFAWLAFPLFFLHLHVVGSRSVPVAITLVVLLTVTVFLGFWWHEGRLGIGAVVGPVIGAVVAVAMSAAYSLFYAEARTQRRIAAELQATRDHLARSERHAGAMRERERWAQDLHDTLAQGLASVVLLSRAAQEQHPAEPLDGQLQQIERSAVENLAQARALVEQRGPGAGLTAELVAACRTTQDTARSAGSDLAVEFHGSDAGPDGEAGDPPMGAEAATIVLRVAQSALANVLQHARASRCVVTFAVHRDEVTLDVFDDGAGRGDRPEGFGITTMRQRASTAAGTLTVEDAFAPRNGDGSTGTVVALSVPRWGGQA
- a CDS encoding class II fumarate hydratase, yielding MTDLTSSQQSSEQQFRIEHDTMGEVKVPVDALYRAQTQRAVENFPISGKTLEPAHVHALAQVKKAAAQANAELGVIDEERRDAIVAAADEVISGQHDDQYPIDVFQTGSGTSSNMNTNEVLANLATQSLKAAGSEAEVHPNDHVNASQSSNDVFPTSVHVAVTGALINDLKPALDHLAVSLEKKAKAFENVVKSGRTHLMDATPVTLGQEFGGYAAQVRYGIERIDASLPRVAEVPLGGTAVGTGINTPKGFSARVIELLAAETGLPLTEARNHFEAQANRDGLVEASGQLRNIAYSFMKINNDLRWMGSGPNTGLGEIAIPDLQPGSSIMPGKVNPVICEAAIMVSAQVIGNDTTISLSSTNGAFELNVGIPVMAANLLESIRLLANTARVMADKMIDGIEANVERCSFLAGASPSIVTPLNKVIGYEAAAKIAKHSVAQKMTVREAVIDLGYVERGEVTEEQLDAALDTMSMTHPA